The following proteins are encoded in a genomic region of Arachis ipaensis cultivar K30076 chromosome B02, Araip1.1, whole genome shotgun sequence:
- the LOC107625381 gene encoding pentatricopeptide repeat-containing protein At1g80270, mitochondrial, translated as MWALRRASVRLSLRSQGFSLGASTASCIKLMPAAVEDGAGISGYFQITCSKVLSTMTCYHAGHSSPKFIMSRRELSSQADANSMNNDDDLDEALSYELQTRGINDEVETDLGDDDENVNKSHDEMELSDTEIDPIEKKSLRSKHLSKIFTAIIKAPGLSVRSALDKWIEEGKDISRQEISLALVNLRRRKMYGRALQLFEWLELNKKLEFLEQDYASRLDLIAKLRGMPMAEKFIDSVPKSFRRELLYRTLLANYVSQNKLNKAEATFNRMKDLDLPRTAFACNQMLLLYKRVDKKKIADVLLLMENENVKPSTLTYKILIDTKGSNDIAGMEEIVETMKTEGIEPDLQTQAALARHYISAGLNERAEAILKEMEGENVKKKQWVCPTLLCLYAKLGKADEVERIWKVCESSPRIEDCMSAVEAWGALNKIDKAEEIFEIMSKKWKLSSGNYNVLLKVYLNHNMLLKGKDLVKRMLDSGCKLNLLTYNALVKLHVQAGEVEKANSLLQTAIQQNRNKPLFDTFMAIMEEYAKSGDIHNAEKIFYQMRKAGYISRFTQYQVLIQAYINAKQPAYGISERMKADNIFPNKAMSKQLVQINPFEKIAVLALLD; from the exons ATGTGGGCTCTTCGTCGAGCTTCCGTTCGTCTTAGTCTCAG GAGCCAAGGATTTAGTCTAGGAGCATCTACTGCTTCTTGTATCAAGCTAATGCCAGCTGCTGTGGAAGATGGGGCTGGTATCAGTGGATATTTTCAAATAACATGCAGCAAAGTTCTGTCAACAATGACATGTTATCATGCAGGTCATTCTTCCCCCAAATTTATTATGAGCAGACGTGAACTTTCGTCACAAGCTGATGCAAATAGTATGAACAATGACGATGATTTGGATGAAGCGCTGTCTTATGAGCTGCAGACACGAGGGATTAATGACGAAGTTGAGACTGACTTAGGCGATGATGACGAGAATGTTAACAAATCACACGACGAGATGGAGTTATCTGACACTGAGATTGATCCAATAGAGAAAAAGTCACTGCGTAGTAAGCATCTGTCAAAAATATTCACGGCAATTATTAAAGCTCCAGGATTGTCTGTTCGTTCGGCTTTGGATAAGTGGATTGAAGAAGGGAAAGACATTAGTAGGCAAGAGATCTCACTGGCCTTGGTTAATCTCCGGAGGCGTAAAATGTATGGGAGGGCTTTGCAG CTCTTCGAGTGGCTAGAGTTAAACAAGAAGCTTGAATTCTTAGAGCAGGATTATGCTTCTCGACTTGATTTGATTGCTAAATTACGTGGTATGCCAATGGCAGAGAAATTTATTGACAGTGTTCCAAAGTCATTCAGAAGGGAGTTGTTATACCGAACTTTACTTGCTAACTATGTTAGTCAGAACAAGTTGAATAAGGCTGAGGCAACATTCAATAGAATGAAGGACTTGGATTTACCTCGGACAGCATTTGCTTGTAACCAAATGCTTCTTTTGTATAAGAGGGTTGACAAGAAGAAGATAGCAGATGTGTTATTGTTGATGGAAAATGAGAATGTCAAACCTTCTACGCTTACCTATAAAATTTTGATAGACACAAAAGGGTCCAATGATATTGCTGGGATGGAGGAAATTGTGGAGACAATGAAGACTGAAGGCATTGAACCAGACTTGCAAACACAAGCAGCCTTGGCTAGACATTACATCTCTGCTGGGCTTAATGAAAGAGCCGAAGCTATATTGAAGGAGATGGAAGGTGAAAACGTGAAAAAGAAACAATGGGTTTGCCCTACTTTGCTCTGCCTTTATGCAAAGTTGGGAAAGGCTGACGAAGTAGAGAGAATTTGGAAGGTCTGTGAGTCTAGCCCTCGAATTGAGGATTGCATGAGTGCAGTTGAAGCATGGGGAGCATTAAACAAAATTGATAAAGCAGAGGAAATTTTTGAGATTATGTCGAAGAAATGGAAACTCTCTTCTGGTAACTATAATGTACTCCTGAAGGTTTATCTCAATCATAATATGCTATTGAAGGGTAAGGATCTTGTTAAGCGAATGTTAGATAGCGGCTGCAAACTTAACCTATTGACATACAATGCTCTTGTCAAACTTCATGTCCAAGCTGGGGAAGTAGAAAAGGCAAACTCTCTCTTGCAGACCGCAATCCAGCAGAACCGAAACAAGCCATTGTTTGATACTTTCATGGCTATTATGGAAGAGTATGCGAAGAGCGGCGACATTCATAATGCAGAAAAGATTTTCTACCAAATGAGGAAAGCTGGCTACATTTCTCGATTCACTCAGTATCAAGTTCTAATCCAAGCGTACATAAATGCCAAGCAGCCAGCATATGGAATCAGTGAGCGGATGAAAGCCGATAACATATTTCCAAACAAAGCTATGTCTAAGCAATTAGTTCAAATTAACCCATTTGAGAAAATTGCAGTTTTGGCATTACTTGATTAA